CAAAACAACAAAAACAAAACAAAAAAACATTTACACAATTATATTTACAAAACCCTCGGGGGCAGGGGAAAACGGCTCAGGGGGCGGCGAATTTCCCCGCGGCAGGCGGCACCGCTTTGGATTTCAACCGGTATTCCGAAATCCGAAATGGGCTGGTTTTCACCCATGACATCCGAGTAATCCGCAGTAAACAAACCGGGGAATAAACCACCGATAAACCACCGATAAACACCGATGGACACAGATAAGACCATACATCGGTCCGGTATTCCACAATCCGAATTCCGCAATTATGGCCCCACCACCACCCGAAACCCGCTGAAGCTGCCCCGACCGTCGGGCGTAACGTCGTAACGGTAAGACGACAGCAGAAACCTGGAAACATAGTCGTCCCACGACCCGCCCCGCAATCCCCGGTATTTCTGATCGGTATCATGCCAATCCTCGCACCACTGCCACACATTCCCGCCCATATCGTACAACCCAAATTGATTGGTTCCAAAACTCCCCACCGGCGAGGTGTACTCAAAATCATCCACCTGCAACGATTGCGCATAATTCCCCACCCCTTTCGGCGGCGGCCATTGCGTTCCCCACGGATAGACACCTTGGAGTTTGCCGCGTTTATCACTGGGCGTACCGTTTCCTTCTTTATCCCCGATGCCTACCGCATAACTCCACTCCGCATCCGTGGGCAGCCGATATTCCTGCCCGGCTCCCAACTTCCCATCCCCTTGCTCCTTCTTGGTCAGCCACGCGCAAAATGCCTTGGCGTCGTCCCAACTTACCATCACCGCTGGATGATCCAGCCCTTGCGGAAATGAAGGTTTCTCCCAACTCTGCCCCGTCGCGCTCGCAAACACCGCGTAATCCTGCACCCGCACATCCCAGATGCCAAACAATACCTTCGTTCCCGGCACCGGAACAAATGGCATACCGATGCTATTGGTCCAAGGGTGCTCTTTGGTGGCTGTCGCAACCTTTGATAAAGGCGGGGATTTAACTTCCTGCGTCGTGGTCGGCTCAGAACTCTGCGGGACGTTTGTCGGGACAACCAAACTGGCGATGGTGGTTGATTGAGTCGCCGACGCCACCACCAACCGAAACCCGTTGTCGCGGTCCAAATAGCCGGGCGTACGGTCGACACGGTAAGACGACAGTAGATACAAGGAATCATCGCCGCTCCACGCCCCGCCCCGCAACACCCGGAATTTCTGGTCCGCATCATACCAATCCTCGCACCACTGCCAGACATTCCCTCCCATATCACACAGCCCGTATTGATTGGCTGGAAAACTCCCTACGGATGCGGTATATTGGTAGCTGTCCACCTCAAGTGATTGACTGTAATTCCCCGCCCCCTTCGGCGGCGGCCACTGCGTTCCCCAAGGATAGACATCGCTAAGCTTCATATCTTTGTCCTTGGGCGTGCCATTCCCTTCTTTATCCCCAATCCCCACCGCATAGCTCCACTCCGCGTCCGTTGGCAACCAATACTCCTGCCACGCCGCCAATTTCCCCTCTCCTTGTTCCTTCTTGGTCAGCCACGCGCAAAACGCCTTGGCATCGGCCCAACTCACATTCACCACTGGATGCGTGCCAGCTTGGGCAAATCCGGGATTCCTCCACGCTTCATCCACTCCGGGATTCGCCTCGGCATATTGCTGGTAATCCTGCACCCGCACGTCCCAGATGCCAAACAACACCTTCGTCCCCGCCACCGGCGCAAACGCCATCCCCAAACTATTCGTCCACCGCTCGCCCAACTTGTTGCCCCGGGTCAACCTCATCGCCTCCCTGCTCAAGCGATGGCTGTTGGGCACGCACCAAGGAGCCGTCCGTCCGGCACACTTGGACTATTACTTGGACGAGTTCACCTTTCGCTTCAACCGGCGCACTTCGGGTTCGCGCGGTCTGCTCTTCTACCGCCTGCTGCAACAAGCAGTCGCCTTGCCACCCGTGACCGGCAAGGAACTGGTCGGTGGCCGATCACTCACGAAGTTCCCATCCACAACAGATGGGGGTTAGGGAAATAAAGTGCATACCCAGATTCCGCATTCCGAATTCAAGGGTTCGGCATTCCGCAATTTATGACCCTGCCTTGGCTGGCCCTGCTTCACCGGGTGCGGACATTGGCTTCGGCGACCAGTTTGAGCATGTAGGCGCGCTCATTGGTGGCGGTGACGTTCCAATCTTTGTTCTGCGCGGGTAAATCAAAGACCCAGAGCGCAGCCAATGGCACCCCCGCCGTCTGAAGGTCGCCCAACAACGCGCCAAAGGTTTGCCGTTCCGCTTCCGGGCCGAGTTCCTTGCTGGCACCGAATTCGCCGACGAATAATGGCTTACGGGTTTGCTGGCTGGCAGCCATCATGGCGCGCAGCACGTCGAGCTGGCTGGCAGGGTGTTCCTTGGAGAAACGCTTGTCCTTGGAAGGATAAACGTGAACGCAGAGGGTGGAGATGGGATCGGGGTTGTCCCGGGCCAGGACTTGCATGAATTGTTCGCGGGTATCCGTGGTCCAGCTTTTTTCGGCGGTGTTGTGCCAAGCGCCCGGACGCGGCTCGGAGTTGCCGCTGATAATGAGGCGATACGTGTCGAATTTGCGCACCGTCTTGGCGAATTCCTGCAAGGCGGTGACCATCATGGCGGCGGAAAGCAGATCGGCCTCGGTGCCCTGGGGTACGCCCAGACGGGGCATGGCTTTATGCTTCTCCAATAGTTGTTTGGCGTTGGGCAAATCCACGTCCAACGAGAATTCATTGGCAAATTCCCAGCCCCAGATCGCGGGGGAAAGGCGGTAGCGCGTCACCACTTCCTCGGTATAGCGGCGCATGAGTTGGTGGGTCTGGCTGGCCGGATCGCCCCAGGCGCGGTGCGGTTCGCCGGCGAGTTCGCATAAGGTGCCCACGCGCCAGAAAAGCGAGGGGATCAGGCCCACGTGGTTTTCCTCAGCCGTCCGCACCACGTCATCCAGCAGCTTGAAGTACAACGCCCGGTTGGTCTGGTACAATTGCCAATCGGACGGCCAGAAGCCGCACGCGGCAAATCGTGCGAAGGGGATTTTATGCTGGCCCAGAACGGCAAACCCCTCGCGATAGGTGGTATTGGTGGGTTGCAGGACGGTGCGCAGGAAGGCGCTGAAATAATTCACACCCACACCGCGATACGGCTGGCCGTCCTTCGACAGCACACCCTGTTCCACCGTCAAACCGGGGCGCGCTTCGGCGGCGCTCAGCGCTGACATGGACACGCAGAGGGCGACCAAGGCGACCAGGAGAGGAACCCAAACTATTTCGGAATTCGGATTGCGGATTGCGGAATTGTCCGTCTCCTGACCTCGACGGCTACGCGGTGAGGATGTTACAATTGGGTCATGAGAAATGCGATTGAGTCGCAATGTGCAATTCATGCGGGCATTTATAACGTGGCCACGGGAATGTGCCAAGCGCGTTTGTACCCTGGCGCGACGAGACCTGCGAACGAGCATAGGATTGACACACCCATGCCCGAACGGTTTTACTCGGCGCCATGTTGTTGACGGATACACAGGATTTGATCATTGAACTGATGCCGGGATTTAAACCCCGACCGCAGATCACCCATGTGATTTTTGACTTTGACGGCACGCTCTCGCTGATTCGGGAGGGCTGGCCGGAAGTAATGGTGCCGATGTTTGTAGAGATGACGCCCCGGCGGGCGGGCGAAACCGAGGCCGAGTTGCGTCAGATGCTCTATGACGACATCATGCGTTTGAACGGCAAACAAACGATTTACCAAATGATCCAGTTGGCGGAACGAATCAAGGAGCGGGGCGGCGTTCCGCGGGAACCGCTCTGGTACAAGCATGAGTATCTGCGCCGGCTGGAAGAACGCATTCGCCAGCGGGTGGATGGCCTGGCCAGCCGCGCGATCACGCCGGATCAATTCCTGCTGCATGGGTCGCGCGCGTTGCTGGAGCAATTGGTTCAGCGTGGACTGAAGCTGTATCTCGCCAGCGGCACGGACGAGATGTTTGTGTTGCGCGAGTCCAAACTGCTGGATGTGGATCGCTATTTCGGCCCCCACATCTACGGTGCCCTGGATAATTACCAGAGTTTCTCCAAGAAGATGGTCATCGAGCGCATTCTGCGCGAAAATAATATCCCCGGCGAACGATTATTGGCGTTTGGCGATGGCTATGTGGAAATCGAAAACACCAAGGAAGTCGGCGGATTGGCAGTGGCGGTGGCCAGCGATGAAGCGCATAACGGCGCGGGCAATATTGACCAATGGAAACGCACGCGTTTGACGGGCGTGGGGGCCGATGTGGTGATCCCGGATTATCGCAACCCGCAAGCGCTGTTGAAAACGCTGCTGGGACAATAAACCGAGAGTCCCCTGCCCCGTAGACGAGGACGAAGTCGAAGGTCCCACTCGACTTTACGCTGCCCGCATGTTTAAGCTCGCCCCATGACAAACATTTATCGCAGTGGCATAGCCGCGTTGGCCTTGATGGCGGGTGCGGGCGTATTAGCGGCAGACTTTCCCGAAGCGGTGCTCCCCGCCGGTGTGGGCGTGAATATTCATTTCACCAAAGGGCGCGAGAAGGACCTGGATCTGATCGCGGCGGCAGGGTTCAAGTTCATCCGCATGGATTTTTCCTGGGCCGGCACCGAGCGCAAACGGGGCGAGTACGATTGGTCCGCGTATGACGAATTGACCGCCAACCTGGAAAAGCGCGGGATGCGCGGCATTTATATTTTCGACTACTCGAATGGGTTGTACGAGGAGGCCATTTCGGTACGGGATAGCCACACGGGCAAGGACCACAAGGACACCGCCTCGCCCCAGCATCCGGAAAGCGTCGCGGCCTTTGCCCGCTGGGCTGCCGCCGCCGCCAAACATTTTCAAGGCCGCCGCATTGTCTGGGAAATCTGGAACGAGCCCAATATCTCATTCTGGAAACCCAAACCGGACGTGACCCAATACGCTGCCCTGGCGCTCGCCACCGCCAAAGCCGTCCGCCAGGCTGATCCGAATGCCACCATCATCGCTCCGGGTTCTTCCGAATTCCCATGGAACTTCCTGGAAGGCATGTTCAAGGTTGGGCTGTTGGAATATCTGGACGCCGTGAGCGTGCATCCCTACCGCAACTACAGTAAATCACCCGAGACGGCCGCGGAGGATTATGCGCGCTTGCGCGGCTTGATCGCGCGTTACCTGCCCGCTGGCAAAACGCCCGTGCCCGTCATCAGCGGCGAATGGGGTTACGCCAGCCACGACAAAGGCGTGTCACTGGATACCCAGGCTGCGTTCATTGTGCGGCAACAACTCGCCAACCTGTATCAGCGCGTGCCCATTTCCATCTGGTACGATTGGAAAAATGACGGTCTCGACCCCGCCTATAACGAGCACAACTTCGGCACCGTATCAAATAATCTACATCCCAAGCCGGCCTACCTCGCGGTGCGCGCCATGACCCAGGAACTCACCGGCTATCGCATCGCCCGGCGGCTGAACCTC
The nucleotide sequence above comes from Verrucomicrobiota bacterium. Encoded proteins:
- a CDS encoding cellulase family glycosylhydrolase — translated: MSALSAAEARPGLTVEQGVLSKDGQPYRGVGVNYFSAFLRTVLQPTNTTYREGFAVLGQHKIPFARFAACGFWPSDWQLYQTNRALYFKLLDDVVRTAEENHVGLIPSLFWRVGTLCELAGEPHRAWGDPASQTHQLMRRYTEEVVTRYRLSPAIWGWEFANEFSLDVDLPNAKQLLEKHKAMPRLGVPQGTEADLLSAAMMVTALQEFAKTVRKFDTYRLIISGNSEPRPGAWHNTAEKSWTTDTREQFMQVLARDNPDPISTLCVHVYPSKDKRFSKEHPASQLDVLRAMMAASQQTRKPLFVGEFGASKELGPEAERQTFGALLGDLQTAGVPLAALWVFDLPAQNKDWNVTATNERAYMLKLVAEANVRTR
- a CDS encoding SUMF1/EgtB/PvdO family nonheme iron enzyme, which translates into the protein MAFAPVAGTKVLFGIWDVRVQDYQQYAEANPGVDEAWRNPGFAQAGTHPVVNVSWADAKAFCAWLTKKEQGEGKLAAWQEYWLPTDAEWSYAVGIGDKEGNGTPKDKDMKLSDVYPWGTQWPPPKGAGNYSQSLEVDSYQYTASVGSFPANQYGLCDMGGNVWQWCEDWYDADQKFRVLRGGAWSGDDSLYLLSSYRVDRTPGYLDRDNGFRLVVASATQSTTIASLVVPTNVPQSSEPTTTQEVKSPPLSKVATATKEHPWTNSIGMPFVPVPGTKVLFGIWDVRVQDYAVFASATGQSWEKPSFPQGLDHPAVMVSWDDAKAFCAWLTKKEQGDGKLGAGQEYRLPTDAEWSYAVGIGDKEGNGTPSDKRGKLQGVYPWGTQWPPPKGVGNYAQSLQVDDFEYTSPVGSFGTNQFGLYDMGGNVWQWCEDWHDTDQKYRGLRGGSWDDYVSRFLLSSYRYDVTPDGRGSFSGFRVVVGP
- a CDS encoding HAD family hydrolase → MLLTDTQDLIIELMPGFKPRPQITHVIFDFDGTLSLIREGWPEVMVPMFVEMTPRRAGETEAELRQMLYDDIMRLNGKQTIYQMIQLAERIKERGGVPREPLWYKHEYLRRLEERIRQRVDGLASRAITPDQFLLHGSRALLEQLVQRGLKLYLASGTDEMFVLRESKLLDVDRYFGPHIYGALDNYQSFSKKMVIERILRENNIPGERLLAFGDGYVEIENTKEVGGLAVAVASDEAHNGAGNIDQWKRTRLTGVGADVVIPDYRNPQALLKTLLGQ